DNA sequence from the Acidothermus cellulolyticus 11B genome:
ACCGATCCTGCGCAGTAGCTGATTCCGCCGCGGGCAGGGCTGAACCACGGCCCCGCTGTGCAGACCACGCCGGACGGCGTCCGGCCGAGACGGCCTCGCGTGGAGTGGCCGACTCGCGTGGAGTGGCCGACTCGGCTGCCTGTCCCGAAGACGCAACACCTGTCGGAATGAACCCTAGGCTGCGGGTATGACGACCCCGCGGGTGACCGCGCGTGATCCGTACGTCGACCTGGTGCGTGCGATTGCCATCACGCTGGTCGTCATCGGCCACTGGCTTCTTTCGAACGTCACCTACCACGGCAGGACATTCAGCGCCGAGGACGCCATCACCGGCGTCTCCTTCGGGCCGTGGCTCACCCTGCTTTTTCAAGTCGTACCGCTGTTTTTCTTCGTCGGCGGCTACGCGAACGCGCTCTCGTGGAGTCGTCGCCGTGCGGAACGGTATTCGTGGCTTGGATGGGTCCGGCAACGCATGCGCCGCCTCCTCGTGCCGACCGGCGGTTACGCCGCCGCCATCGTGGCCGTGGTGGTGCTCTGTCGCCTGCTCGGCGTCTCCGCCGCCAACACGGCCTTGGCTGCATGGGGTGTCGCCTTTCACCTGTGGTTTCTTTCGGTCTACGCGGTCATCCTCTTCCTCACTCCGCTTCTCTTCGCCTTGCACGAGCGTTTCGGCATTACCGTCGTGCTGGTCATGGCCGCGTTTGCCGCTGTTTTCGACGTCGGGACCGTATTCGGGCATTGGCCGCTTGTCGGATGGGCGAATTACGTTCTGGTCTGGGGCGCGTTCCACCAGCTGGGCTTTTTCTGGCGGGACGGCGCTCATGTGCAGTACCGGCGGCGTCTTCCGCTTGTCATCGGTTGCTGCGTTGCCGTGCTCAGTCTCCTTATCGGTTTTGCCGGATATCCGGTGAGCATGGTGGGATTCCCCGGCGCCCGAATTCAGAACCCGTCACCGCCGTCTGTGGCGTTGCTCACCTTCGGGCTCGCGCAATGCGGCCTGGCCGCCTGGGTGGACCCGTGGGTGCGCGGCTGGTGGGACCGGGTCACACCAGCTCGGCTGCGCGCCGCCGTGCGCTTTCTCGCAGTCTCCTCGATGAGCCTGTATGTGTGGCACATGGTGCCGGTCCTCATCGTCTCGGTCATCGGCTATCCGCTGCATTTGCTTCCCCAACCAACCGTGGGTTCCTTTTCGTGGTGGATTCAGCGCGTCGTGTGGGTCATTCTGCTTGCCGTTACGCTGGCGGGCGTCGTCGCCCTGCTCGCCGGCTTCCGCCGGAGCGTCAGGAAGCTTCGCCGGGTCGTATCCC
Encoded proteins:
- a CDS encoding acyltransferase family protein; this translates as MTTPRVTARDPYVDLVRAIAITLVVIGHWLLSNVTYHGRTFSAEDAITGVSFGPWLTLLFQVVPLFFFVGGYANALSWSRRRAERYSWLGWVRQRMRRLLVPTGGYAAAIVAVVVLCRLLGVSAANTALAAWGVAFHLWFLSVYAVILFLTPLLFALHERFGITVVLVMAAFAAVFDVGTVFGHWPLVGWANYVLVWGAFHQLGFFWRDGAHVQYRRRLPLVIGCCVAVLSLLIGFAGYPVSMVGFPGARIQNPSPPSVALLTFGLAQCGLAAWVDPWVRGWWDRVTPARLRAAVRFLAVSSMSLYVWHMVPVLIVSVIGYPLHLLPQPTVGSFSWWIQRVVWVILLAVTLAGVVALLAGFRRSVRKLRRVVSLPFVPARREAASPPAPAHRSIALRRLHSTAHPAAQSPRVHSTAHPATALRSVRAGTLGCAVALVSGALARIALRGFAPHGRIDVVTLGALALGGIGAVYPERVSDEVARSPSGRRTSPISAPGTGGEK